In one Cellulomonas sp. JZ18 genomic region, the following are encoded:
- a CDS encoding uridine kinase, producing the protein MPVRPVSPAALVDHVVGLVLGGDGRRRVLVDGAAPLRPGDLADALVEPLRAAGHAVARVHADDFLRPASLRWEHGRQDPDAYLEDRLDAGALAREVLDPFAAEGRYLPTLWDAARDRATRAAYATVPERAVLVLDGELLLGRWFDAELTVHLTVRPATLARRLGPERAWQLPAFARYEDEVAPQDVADVVVRTDDPRHPALVER; encoded by the coding sequence GTGCCCGTCCGTCCCGTCAGCCCCGCCGCGCTCGTCGACCACGTCGTCGGCCTCGTGCTCGGCGGGGACGGGCGGCGGCGCGTCCTCGTCGACGGGGCGGCGCCGCTGCGTCCGGGCGACCTCGCCGACGCGCTCGTCGAGCCGCTGCGCGCGGCCGGGCACGCCGTGGCGCGGGTGCACGCGGACGACTTCCTGCGGCCCGCGTCGCTGCGGTGGGAGCACGGCCGGCAGGACCCCGACGCGTACCTGGAGGACCGGCTCGACGCGGGCGCCCTCGCGCGGGAGGTGCTCGACCCGTTCGCCGCCGAGGGCCGGTACCTGCCGACGCTGTGGGACGCGGCCCGGGACCGCGCGACCCGCGCCGCGTACGCGACCGTGCCCGAGCGCGCGGTCCTCGTGCTCGACGGCGAGCTGCTGCTCGGGCGCTGGTTCGACGCCGAGCTGACCGTGCACCTGACCGTGCGGCCCGCGACCCTCGCGCGCCGGCTGGGCCCCGAGCGGGCGTGGCAGCTGCCCGCGTTCGCCCGGTACGAGGACGAGGTCGCGCCGCAGGACGTGGCGGACGTGGTCGTGCGCACCGACGACCCGCGGCACCCGGCCCTCGTCGAGCGGTGA
- a CDS encoding MMPL family transporter, with amino-acid sequence MAGLLYRLGRSSARHPWRVVAAWLVALLVAGAAYLGFGGTLVSTVSIPGTATDRLTQRLQDELPGTSGGTGTVVFSTADGEAFDDDQRTGVAAAVAAAAEVDGVETAVDPFATEAQRAQQAQQLEDGAAQLAQGRAQLEAGEAQLAASRAQLDAGQAQLDAARAQLEAGAAAGAAAGASPAQLAAGQAQLAAAQAQLDAQQAQLDAGRAELEAGAAELEAGRAQLEAQEPQLEQGRALLDMAAEIRQVSEDGSAALATVVFEDPQFDVTPETKDAVIAAVEGATPDGVEVAFSNELASGVPQLGGAAEAIGVAVAVVVLLVMLGTLVAAGLPLLNALLGVGVAALGTLAFSSVVEMSSVTPVLGLMLGLAVGIDYSLFILNRHRQQLRRGMSVPESIGLATGTSGNAVVFAGSTVLIALLALNVTGIPFLGLMGTAAAASVAVAVLLAVTLTPALLSLAGTRVLPRRAREAAGEEHHAPARVMSTPRAVLSLVLGVAVLLVAALPAASMRLGLPDGSQEATDTTQYAAYTTTAEEFGEGANGTLLVVADVPDGVAQDELTGLQADLGAVLMEQDDVRAVAPIGTNEDRTVLAFQVLPGSGPNDVATEELVHTLRDLTVDDPAATFSVAGVASANIDISEKLSDALPGYLALVVGLSLLILVMVFRSVLVPLVATLGFVLSLLATFGAVTAVYQWGWLGELFGVHDPGPVLSFLPTIVIGILFGLAMDYQLFLTSGVREAYAHGATARQAVAEGVRAGRAVVTAAAIIMVSVFAGFVFSHIAVIRPMGFALAFGVLVDAFVVRMTLVPAFLHLVGEKAWWLPRWLDRLLPDVDVEGARLEREHPVVPTGAGSRADAPVA; translated from the coding sequence ATGGCAGGACTGCTCTACCGGCTCGGCCGCTCGTCGGCCCGGCACCCGTGGCGCGTCGTCGCCGCGTGGCTCGTCGCGCTCCTCGTCGCGGGCGCCGCGTACCTCGGGTTCGGCGGCACGCTCGTCTCGACCGTCAGCATCCCCGGCACGGCGACCGACCGGCTCACGCAGCGCCTGCAGGACGAGCTGCCCGGCACGAGCGGCGGCACGGGCACGGTCGTCTTCTCGACCGCGGACGGCGAGGCGTTCGACGACGACCAGCGGACGGGCGTCGCCGCGGCCGTCGCCGCGGCGGCCGAGGTCGACGGCGTCGAGACCGCCGTCGACCCGTTCGCCACCGAGGCGCAGCGCGCGCAGCAGGCGCAGCAGCTCGAGGACGGGGCCGCGCAGCTCGCGCAGGGGCGCGCACAGCTCGAGGCCGGGGAGGCGCAGCTCGCCGCGTCGCGCGCGCAGCTCGACGCGGGCCAGGCGCAGCTCGACGCCGCCCGCGCGCAGCTCGAGGCCGGGGCGGCGGCCGGCGCTGCCGCGGGGGCGTCGCCCGCCCAGCTCGCGGCCGGGCAGGCGCAGCTGGCCGCCGCGCAGGCGCAGCTGGACGCCCAGCAGGCGCAGCTCGACGCCGGGCGCGCGGAGCTCGAGGCCGGTGCGGCCGAGCTCGAGGCCGGGCGTGCGCAGCTGGAGGCGCAGGAGCCGCAGCTCGAGCAGGGCCGTGCGCTGCTCGACATGGCCGCGGAGATCCGGCAGGTCTCCGAGGACGGCTCGGCCGCGCTGGCGACCGTCGTCTTCGAGGACCCGCAGTTCGACGTGACGCCCGAGACCAAGGACGCGGTGATCGCGGCGGTCGAGGGCGCGACGCCCGACGGCGTCGAGGTCGCGTTCTCCAACGAGCTCGCCTCGGGCGTGCCGCAGCTCGGCGGCGCCGCGGAGGCGATCGGCGTGGCGGTGGCCGTCGTGGTCCTGCTCGTCATGCTCGGCACGCTCGTCGCCGCCGGGCTGCCCCTGCTCAACGCGCTGCTCGGGGTCGGCGTCGCCGCGCTCGGCACGCTCGCGTTCTCGTCGGTCGTCGAGATGTCGTCGGTGACCCCGGTGCTGGGCCTCATGCTCGGCCTCGCGGTCGGCATCGACTACTCGCTGTTCATCCTCAACCGGCACCGCCAGCAGCTGCGCCGGGGCATGTCGGTGCCCGAGTCCATCGGCCTGGCGACCGGCACGTCCGGCAACGCGGTCGTGTTCGCGGGCAGCACCGTGCTCATCGCGCTGCTCGCGCTGAACGTCACGGGCATCCCGTTCCTCGGGCTCATGGGCACGGCGGCCGCGGCGAGCGTGGCGGTCGCGGTGCTGCTGGCCGTGACGCTCACGCCGGCGCTGCTCAGCCTCGCCGGCACGCGCGTCCTGCCGCGCAGGGCCCGGGAGGCTGCGGGCGAGGAGCACCACGCGCCCGCCCGCGTCATGTCCACGCCGCGCGCGGTGCTCTCGCTCGTGCTCGGCGTCGCGGTGCTGCTCGTGGCGGCGCTGCCGGCCGCCTCCATGCGTCTCGGCCTGCCCGACGGGTCGCAGGAGGCCACCGACACCACGCAGTACGCCGCCTACACGACCACCGCCGAGGAGTTCGGCGAGGGCGCGAACGGCACGCTCCTGGTCGTCGCGGACGTGCCGGACGGCGTCGCGCAGGACGAGCTCACGGGCCTGCAGGCCGACCTGGGTGCCGTGCTCATGGAGCAGGACGACGTGCGCGCGGTCGCGCCCATCGGCACGAACGAGGACCGCACGGTCCTCGCGTTCCAGGTGCTGCCGGGCAGCGGCCCGAACGACGTCGCCACCGAGGAGCTCGTGCACACGCTGCGCGACCTCACGGTCGACGACCCGGCGGCGACGTTCTCGGTCGCGGGCGTCGCCAGCGCCAACATCGACATCTCCGAGAAGCTGAGCGACGCGCTGCCCGGCTACCTCGCGCTCGTCGTCGGGCTGTCGCTGCTGATCCTCGTCATGGTGTTCCGCTCGGTCCTCGTGCCCCTCGTCGCGACGCTCGGGTTCGTGCTGTCGCTGCTGGCGACGTTCGGCGCCGTCACGGCCGTCTACCAGTGGGGGTGGCTGGGCGAGCTGTTCGGCGTGCACGACCCGGGCCCCGTGCTGAGCTTCCTGCCGACGATCGTCATCGGGATCCTGTTCGGCCTCGCGATGGACTACCAGCTGTTCCTCACCTCCGGCGTGCGTGAGGCGTACGCGCACGGGGCGACGGCGCGGCAGGCGGTCGCGGAGGGCGTGCGGGCCGGCCGGGCCGTCGTCACGGCCGCCGCGATCATCATGGTGTCCGTCTTCGCGGGCTTCGTGTTCTCGCACATCGCCGTCATCCGGCCCATGGGCTTCGCGCTCGCGTTCGGCGTGCTGGTCGACGCGTTCGTCGTGCGCATGACGCTGGTGCCGGCGTTCCTGCACCTGGTGGGGGAGAAGGCGTGGTGGCTGCCGCGCTGGCTGGACCGGCTCCTGCCGGACGTCGACGTCGAGGGCGCGCGGCTCGAGCGCGAGCACCCGGTCGTGCCGACCGGTGCCGGCAGCCGCGCGGACGCACCCGTCGCCTGA
- a CDS encoding TetR/AcrR family transcriptional regulator, with translation MTVEGATGTGRSLRRDAQRNRERIVEAARALFAERGLAVGFNEIAHRAGVGVGTVYNRFADKDELVSAALQEPARDLLRVAEQARGAERARDGLVLVLDGIAALLAANLGLRDIALTFDEQTVPDPGPAIADAIDDLLARATAEGDLRAGVTVHDLVVVLWMVTEVARHSPEHPELYRRYLQVLVDGLTAGTAPLEVAGAPEATSALSRRWAGGSRR, from the coding sequence ATGACGGTCGAGGGCGCGACGGGGACGGGCCGCAGCCTGCGCCGCGACGCCCAGCGCAACCGCGAGCGGATCGTCGAGGCGGCGCGCGCGCTGTTCGCCGAGCGCGGCCTCGCGGTCGGCTTCAACGAGATCGCGCACCGCGCGGGCGTCGGCGTCGGGACCGTCTACAACCGGTTCGCGGACAAGGACGAGCTCGTGAGCGCGGCCCTGCAGGAGCCCGCGCGCGACCTGCTGCGCGTCGCGGAGCAGGCGCGCGGCGCCGAGCGGGCCCGTGACGGCCTCGTGCTCGTCCTCGACGGCATCGCCGCGCTGCTCGCCGCCAACCTCGGGCTGCGCGACATCGCGCTCACCTTCGACGAGCAGACGGTCCCCGACCCCGGACCGGCGATCGCCGACGCCATCGACGACCTCCTCGCACGGGCGACCGCCGAGGGCGACCTGCGCGCCGGCGTCACGGTGCACGACCTCGTCGTGGTGCTGTGGATGGTCACCGAGGTCGCCCGGCACTCCCCCGAGCACCCCGAGCTCTACCGGCGCTACCTGCAGGTGCTCGTCGACGGGCTCACCGCGGGCACCGCCCCGCTGGAGGTCGCGGGGGCGCCCGAGGCGACGTCGGCCCTGTCCCGGCGGTGGGCGGGCGGCTCGCGCCGCTGA
- a CDS encoding CPBP family intramembrane glutamic endopeptidase — protein sequence MRLLAQLGAVGLATAVGSAAVTAVDGRWLPTLVLGVAAAALALVVYRWVVARTERRVVVEVARAGAAGATARGVALGALVFTAVIATVAALGGYRVEGPGSATTALGLVGFMTAAAVTEELLFRGVLFRVVEERAGTWGALVLTAVLFGAVHLTNPGASLWGGTAVAIEAGAMLAAAYAATRTLWLPIGIHLGWNLVASGVFGTEVSGNGTPQGLLDGATSGPVLLSGGAFGPEASLPAVLAGVALTVAFLRLAHRRGRLLPRRGRRSTAVGTGGATGRATGRATGRATGRATDGATPAQAPPATVGA from the coding sequence ATGCGCCTGCTCGCACAGCTCGGAGCCGTGGGGCTCGCCACCGCGGTCGGCAGCGCCGCCGTGACGGCGGTCGACGGGAGGTGGCTGCCCACCCTCGTCCTGGGGGTCGCCGCGGCCGCGCTCGCCCTCGTCGTCTACCGATGGGTCGTCGCACGGACGGAGCGCCGGGTGGTCGTCGAGGTCGCGCGCGCCGGCGCCGCCGGGGCGACCGCGCGCGGCGTGGCCCTCGGGGCGCTGGTCTTCACGGCCGTCATCGCGACGGTCGCGGCGCTCGGTGGGTACCGCGTCGAGGGACCGGGGTCGGCGACGACCGCGCTCGGGCTCGTCGGCTTCATGACCGCCGCGGCCGTGACCGAGGAGCTGCTGTTCCGCGGCGTGCTGTTCCGGGTGGTCGAGGAGCGCGCCGGCACGTGGGGTGCGCTGGTCCTGACGGCGGTCCTGTTCGGCGCCGTGCACCTCACGAACCCCGGCGCGAGCCTCTGGGGCGGCACCGCCGTGGCGATCGAGGCGGGGGCGATGCTGGCGGCCGCCTACGCCGCGACCCGCACCCTGTGGCTGCCGATCGGCATCCACCTGGGCTGGAACCTCGTCGCGTCGGGCGTGTTCGGCACGGAGGTGTCCGGCAACGGCACGCCGCAGGGCCTGCTCGACGGCGCGACGTCCGGGCCGGTGCTGCTGTCCGGGGGCGCCTTCGGCCCCGAGGCGAGCCTGCCCGCCGTGCTCGCGGGCGTCGCCCTCACCGTCGCGTTCCTACGGCTCGCGCACCGCCGCGGGCGCCTGCTGCCCCGCCGCGGCCGCCGGTCGACGGCCGTAGGCACCGGCGGGGCGACGGGCAGGGCGACGGGCAGGGCGACGGGCAGGGCGACGGGCAGGGCGACGGACGGGGCGACGCCCGCGCAGGCTCCGCCCGCTACCGTCGGGGCGTGA
- a CDS encoding sensor histidine kinase: protein MSDPRRLAEVWRGLPLVVRDLPLAAALALSPLVPALRGQGTQLGEVPQRPGDALAVAVVALQAAPLAVRRRLPLVCLALVVTGFAVDQLRGYHTTASVALPIALLSTGLHLDRFRRTTAAVATAAYVALAVGVARQGGGEDVGGYVAFLLALAVAWGAGAWLRGARAAEAAQRRRVAEASRGAERARIARELHDVVTHHVTAMVVQTEAARYLTTDPARLDATLAEVGATGRRAIGDLRHLLDVLDPDATTAGRRPAAGDVRELVAQARRAGQPVEHVEEGAAALTTGSTAVAVHRVVQEALTNALKHAHGSPTTVHVQHGEEEVTVEVATQAAVPGVHPRDAVVPAGGGRGLTGLRARVALLGGDLEAGARPGGPWVVRARVPQGDAT, encoded by the coding sequence GTGAGCGACCCGCGACGCCTCGCCGAGGTCTGGCGCGGCCTGCCCCTCGTCGTGCGCGACCTGCCCCTCGCCGCCGCGCTCGCGCTCAGCCCGCTGGTCCCCGCGCTCCGGGGCCAGGGCACGCAGCTCGGCGAGGTGCCGCAGCGGCCCGGGGACGCGCTGGCCGTCGCGGTGGTCGCCCTGCAGGCGGCGCCGCTGGCCGTGCGCCGGCGGCTGCCGCTCGTGTGCCTCGCACTGGTGGTGACGGGCTTCGCCGTCGACCAGCTGCGCGGCTACCACACGACGGCGAGCGTCGCCCTGCCGATCGCGCTGCTGAGCACCGGCCTGCACCTGGACCGGTTCCGCCGCACCACCGCCGCCGTCGCGACCGCGGCCTACGTCGCGCTCGCCGTCGGCGTCGCCCGGCAGGGCGGCGGGGAGGACGTCGGCGGGTACGTGGCCTTCCTCCTCGCCCTGGCGGTCGCGTGGGGCGCCGGCGCGTGGCTGCGCGGGGCGCGGGCGGCCGAGGCGGCGCAGCGCCGGCGCGTGGCCGAGGCGTCCCGCGGCGCGGAGCGGGCGCGCATCGCCCGGGAGCTGCACGACGTCGTGACCCACCACGTCACGGCGATGGTCGTGCAGACCGAGGCCGCGCGGTACCTCACCACCGACCCCGCACGGCTCGACGCGACCCTCGCGGAGGTGGGCGCCACGGGACGACGCGCGATCGGCGACCTGCGGCACCTGCTCGACGTCCTGGACCCGGACGCGACCACCGCCGGTCGGCGCCCCGCCGCGGGCGACGTGCGCGAGCTCGTCGCGCAGGCGCGGCGGGCGGGGCAGCCGGTCGAGCACGTCGAGGAGGGCGCGGCGGCGCTCACCACCGGCAGCACGGCGGTGGCCGTGCACCGCGTCGTCCAGGAGGCGCTGACGAACGCGCTCAAGCACGCGCACGGCAGCCCGACGACCGTCCATGTGCAGCACGGCGAGGAGGAGGTCACGGTGGAGGTGGCGACGCAGGCAGCCGTGCCGGGGGTGCACCCGCGCGACGCCGTCGTGCCGGCCGGCGGCGGCCGCGGGCTCACGGGCCTGCGCGCCCGTGTCGCCCTGCTCGGCGGTGACCTCGAGGCGGGGGCGCGCCCCGGCGGACCGTGGGTCGTGCGCGCCCGCGTGCCGCAGGGGGACGCGACGTGA
- a CDS encoding response regulator transcription factor, with protein sequence MTDPLRVLVCDDQPLIRTGFTTIVDAQPDMTVVATAEDGRSAVALARRLRPDVVVMDVRMPVLDGIAATRRLAGEGVTDPVKVLVVTTFDLDEYVYEALRAGASGFLLKDAPPARLLDGIRVVAAGDALLAPEVTRRLVGRYASRVSPPPGADEERLTPRELEVLRLVAQGMSNAEIAAELVLSHETVKTYVSRILAKLDLRDRVQAVVHAYRRGIVT encoded by the coding sequence GTGACCGACCCGCTGCGCGTGCTGGTGTGCGACGACCAGCCCCTCATCCGCACCGGCTTCACGACGATCGTCGACGCCCAGCCCGACATGACCGTGGTGGCGACCGCCGAGGACGGACGCTCCGCGGTGGCGCTCGCGCGGCGGCTGCGTCCCGACGTCGTCGTCATGGACGTGCGGATGCCGGTCCTCGACGGCATCGCGGCGACCCGCCGGCTCGCGGGCGAGGGCGTCACCGATCCCGTGAAGGTGCTCGTCGTGACGACGTTCGACCTCGACGAGTACGTGTACGAGGCGCTGCGGGCGGGCGCGAGCGGGTTCCTGCTGAAGGACGCGCCACCGGCGCGGCTGCTGGACGGCATCCGCGTCGTCGCGGCCGGGGACGCGCTGCTCGCACCGGAGGTGACGCGCCGCCTCGTCGGCCGCTACGCCAGCCGGGTCAGCCCGCCGCCCGGGGCGGACGAGGAGCGGCTGACGCCGCGCGAGCTCGAGGTGCTGCGGCTGGTCGCGCAGGGCATGTCCAACGCGGAGATCGCGGCGGAGCTCGTCCTCAGCCACGAGACCGTCAAGACGTACGTCTCCCGCATCCTCGCCAAGCTCGACCTGCGGGACCGCGTGCAGGCCGTGGTCCACGCGTACCGGCGCGGCATCGTCACCTGA